The stretch of DNA CGAACCCATGGCGGGCAGCGCGGTGTTTCCGGCGATCGAGGGCACCCGGCCCGTTCTGGTTGAAATCCAGGCGCTGATCGTACGGCTCCAGTCCGGTGCCACACCGCGCCGTGCGGTAGTGGGTTGGGACAGCGGAAGGCTGGCGATGTTGCTGGCCGTGCTGGAATCGCGCTGCGGGCTGAACTTCAGCTCGGCTGAGGTTTATCTCAATGTAGCTGGCGGTTACCGCTTGAGCGATCCCGCTGCGGATCTTGCAGTGGCCGCAGCGCTCGTCAGCGCCCTGGCCGACCGCCCGTTGCCTGAGGGCAGTGTATGGCTTGGGGAGGTTTCACTGGCAGGCGAGATTCGCCCGGTGGCACATGGTGGCCTGCGGTTGAAGGAGGCCGCGAAGCTGGGCTTCACGCGTGGACACGGCCCGGCTGACAGCAAGAACCTCCCATCGGACCTCGAGTTCATTGGTTTGGGACAACTCGCGAACCTCGTTGACCGGGTGATTACGTCGGCATAGTCCCTGATCGGCTCGGTCATGACAGGGTTTGATCTTCTCGTTCTGCTCATTGTGGGCATCGCCGCAGTCGGCGGCTTCTCGCGAGGTTTCGTGCAGGAAGTCCTTTCCCTCGCTGCTTGGGTTCTCGCGGCCTTCGCCATTCGCTATCTCCATACTCCGCTGACGCTTGCCATGCAGGAGTTCCTCGGGACTGGCGTTTCGACTTCGCTGTTTGCTTTCGCACTGCTGTTGTTGATCCCCTATGCCGCGATGATCGTGATCGCGAACAATGTCAGTCCCGCTTCGAAGGGAGCGGTCCTCGGTCCCATCGATCGAGTCCTTGGCTTTGGTTTCGGCGCGCTAAAGGGCGTCCTCATCACCGTCCTGGCCTTTTCACTGCTCGTGCTCGGTTACGATACCGTGTGGAGCTTCAAGGGTCGGCCAGCGTGGATGACCACCGGGCGCAGCTATGAGTTCGTCGATGCGAGCTCGCGCGCTTTGGTAGAAGTCCTGGCCGAACGCCGCGCACGCCTGCGCGAACAGGCGCCTATAGTCGAAGAATGACCGCGTCGCAGCGCACTGCGCTCTATTCCCCTGAATTGCTGGCACTTGCGGTCGAACTGGCGGACTGCCCACTTGATCCAGCCATGCCCTTGCAGGGCCACGCACGCTCGCGAACCTGCGGCAGCACTATCACGTTCTCGGCACGAGGCGATGGGCGGATCGAAACCTTCGGCATGCGCGTCGCCGCCTGTGCCGTGGGGCAAGCGGCAGCGGCATTGTTTGCTCGTTCAGCCACAGGGCGCACGACCGCCGAGGTTGAAGAGGCATTGGACCAGCTACGCGGCTGGCTCGCGAAGGAAGGTGCCGAACCGACGTGGCCGGGTATCGGGGTACTTGCCCCAGCACGGGATCATCCGGGTCGGCACGAAGCCATCCTGCTGCCGTGGAGAGCGGCGCTGGACGCGCTTTGCAATGCACAAACCCGCGGCTAAACCCGCCCGGTCATAAGCGTCACAGGGAGAGCGCAATCTTGCACCGCGAGCCGACCGAGAAGGAAATCCGCCTCGTCATTGCCGCCAGTTCGGCGGGCACGATATTCGAGTGGTACGACTTTTTCATCTACGGCACGCTCGCCGCGCTGATCGGCGCGGCCTTCTTCCCGAGCGATAACGAGACGCTGGAAATCCTTCTCGTTTGGGCGGGCTTTGCGGTTGGCTTCGGCTTCCGCCCGCTGGGTGCGATCTTGTTCGGTTTCCTCGGTGATCGACTGGGGCGGAAATACACCTTCCTCGTCACGGTGACGCTGATGGGCATCGCCACCGCCGGGGTTGGCCTGATCCCCGGCGCAGCGAGCATCGGCATTGCCGCGCCGCTGATCGTGATCGGCCTGCGCATCCTCCAGGGACTTGCGCTGGGCGGCGAATATGGTGGCGCTGCGATCTACGTCGCCGAACATGCCCCACCCGAAAAACGCGGGTTCTACACCAGCTTCATCCAGGCGAGCGTGGTCGGCGGTTTCGTGCTCTCAATCGTCGTCGTGCTCCTCTGTCGTGCGTTGATCCCGGCGGACGATTTCGCGGCCTGGGGCTGGCGCATTCCGTTCCTCCTTTCGCTGATCCTGCTCGGCATTTCCCTGTGGATGCGCATGAAGCTGTCGGAGAGCCCGGTGTTCCAGGCGATGAAGGCGGCTGGCGAAACCGCGGGCAACCCCTTCATCGAGAGCTTCACCTATCCCGGCAACAAGAAGCGTATCTTCGTAGCGCTGTTCGGTGTCGCCGGCGTTCTGACCGTGATCTGGTACACGGCCTTCTTCTACGGCCTCTCGTTCCTGCGCGGCCCCATGCGCGTCGATGAAAAACTAACCGAAGTGCTCATGTTGGTCGCGGGCCTTATTTCGATGAGTTTCTATATCTTTATCGGCAAATGGTCGGACCGGGTGGGGCGCAAGAAGCCGATCATTATCGGCGCAATTGCCACGCTGGTGTTCCTGTTCCCGATCTTCTGGGGCATGGGTGCCCTCAGCAACCCGGGACTGGAAAGCAGCGCCCGCGCCGCGCCTGTGGTGGTGAGTGGGCCGCAGTGCGACTACGATCCTTTCGCCAGCGTCCAATCGACCGAGTGCGGAAAGCTGCTTGCCGACCTTACTGCGTTGGGCATCAGCTACGACGTTTCCGAAGCGGATATGTCCAGTCTCGCCATCGGAGGCGAGAGCTACGACTACGCCGGTCTTGCAGACGACGCGCGCCGGGCGACCGTTCAGGGCTGGCTTGAAGGGCAGGGATACGACTTCTCCAAGCAGACGCCGTCGTTCCTCAGCCTGGTTGGCATCGTTGCGCTGCTCTGCGCCTTGGGCATGCTTTCGGCACTGACATATGGTTCTGTCGCGGCATTGCTCGCCGAAATGTTCCCGGCACGGATCCGCTACAGTTCGATGTCGATCCCCTACCACATTGGTGCGGGCTATCTCGGCGGCTTCCTGCCGTTGATATCGGGCTACATCGTGGCCAGCACGGGGAATCCTTACTCGGGGTTGTGGTATTGTTGGGCCGTAATGGCCTTTGGCCTGCTGGTCGCCTGGTGGGGCATTCCCGACGGGCCGCCTCGCGATTTCGAGGACAGCGGCGAAGATCCGCCCGCGTCCCCCGTCCTTCCATGAGTGTGCAATGACCGACCTACCGCCGCCTGCCCTGCGGCTGCGTATCGATAGTTCGGCGATCGCCGCCAACTGGAACGTGCTTGATCGCCTCTCCGGCCCTGCGCGGGCAGGCGCGGCGGTCAAGGCGGATTGCTATAGCCTCGGGGTCGATAGCTGCATCCCTGCGCTGCGAGAGGCCGGCTGCCGCGACTATTTCGTCGCGCATTGGTCAGAGGTGCCTGCGGTGCTGCGCCACGTCCCGGCAGACCAGCTAGCCGTTCTGCACGGGCCAGTCACAGCGGGGGACGCGGCCTATGCACGGGCTGCGGGGGTCCGGCCGATCATCAACAACCCACAACAGGCAAGGCTATGGCTGGAAAGTGGCGGCGGCGCCTGCGATCTCATGGTCGACACCGGCATCAATCGCCTTGGCGTAACGCCGGACCAGCTGTCCGACCCGGCGATACAGGCACTGGATGTCCATCTGCTGCTCAGCCACCTCGCCAGCGCTGACGAGGACTGCGCGCAGAATGCCCAACAGCTCGCCGATTTTCGTTCGGTCATGGCCCTCGTGAAGCATCGTCGGGCAAGTTTGGCGAACAGTGCCGGTATCGGCCTGGGCAGCGAGTACGGATTCGACCTGACCCGGCCCGGGATTGCTCTCTACGGCGGTATCCCGCGCCAAGAATTGGCTCAGGCGATACGGCAAGTGGCATACCCGCAAGCCGCGCTGATCCAGGTCCGCGACTTGCCGGCGGGCGCCAGCGTGGGGTACAATGCTACATTCACTGCGACGGAACCGATGCGCATCGGCGTCGTATCGCTCGGCTATGCCGACGGTGTCCTGCGGTGCTGGGCCGGCGGACACTTCGTCCACGGGGAAACCAGCCTGCCGATCCTTGGCAAAGTGTCGATGGACATGATCGTGATCAGCCTCGATGCTGCGCCCATTTTGCGGGAAGGCGATTGGGTGGAGCTGCCGTACAGCCTGCCCGAGGCTGCCCGGCAGACCGGTCTGTCGCAGTATGAGCTATTGACCGTTCTGGGACACCGCTTCGAACGCTAGCCACGCCGTGTTGCGCTGCACATTGTGCACATGCTAAGCGCGGATGTTGCGCACAAAAACCAGGGGAGCGTACCGGAATGGCCAAGCGTACCGCCGACGGCGAGCCGATCATCATCAAGAAATACGCCAACCGGCGGCTCTACAACACCGATACCAGCAGCTACATCACGCTGGACGACCTTGCCGGCATGGTGCGCGAGAACGTCGATTTCCAGGTGCTCGATGCCAAGTCGGGCGACGACATCACCCATACCATCCTGACCCAGATCATCGTCGAAGAAGAGAGCCACGGTTCGCAGATGCTGCCGGTCAGCTTCCTGCGTGATCTTATCAGCATGTACGGCAATTCGATGCAGTCGCTGATGCCCAGCTATCTCGAAGCGAGCATGGCCAATTTCCGCAAGAACCGCGAACAGCTGCAGGAAGCTTTCGCCAAGGGCCTCGCATCCAACCCATTGGCCAAGCTGGCCGAAACCAATCTCAAGATGATGCAGAACGCGGCCGAGGCGTTCATCCCCGGGGCGCGCAAGTCGTCCAAGCCGGACCAGGCAGCGGAGCTTGCCGAGATGCGCGCGCAGATGGCTGCCATGCAGAAGAAGCTGGACGAACTGAGCAAATAGCGGCATCGGCCCGCGCTCATTCCGACTAGCAGAATACGGGAAATAGCGACGTGGCCCAGATCCGCCATGCACTCAGCACCAAGCGCGCCGATGATTTCGCCGCCTGGTACCAGGAAGTCATCTCTGCCGCACAAATGGCCGAGGAGTCGGGCGTGCGCGGCTGCATGGTGATCAAGCCATGGGGCTACGGCATCTGGGAGCGCATGCAGCGCCTGCTCGACGACCGGATCAAGGCGACCGGTCACGAGAACTCCTATTTCCCGATCTTCATTCCGCTGTCGAACTTCGCGCGTGAGGCGGAGCACGTTGACGGCTTCGCCAAGGAAATGGCGGTGGTTACCCACCATCGCCTGATCGCCGGCCCCGAGGGCGGATTGATCCCCGATCCCGAAGCCAAACTGGAAGAACCGCTGGTGGTTCGGCCGACCTCGGAAACGATCATCGGCGATGCGATGGCGCGTTGGATCCAGTCGTGGCGCGACCTGCCGCTGAAGCTGAACCAATGGGCCAACGTGGTGCGCTGGGAAATGCGCACGCGGATGTTCCTGCGCACCAGCGAGTTCCTCTGGCAGGAAGGGCACACCGCGCATGCGGACGAGGCCGAGGCCAAGGAGCACACGCTGCGCATGCTCGAGGTCTATCGCGCCTTTGCCGATGAAGACCTGAGCCTTGCGGTGGTCGCAGGCGAAAAGCCGGAGAACGAGCGTTTCCCCGGTGCGGTCGAGACCTGGTCAATCGAGGCAATGATGCAGGATGGAAAGGCGCTGCAGGCAGGCACCAGCCACTATCTCGGCACCAATTTCGCGCAGGCCAGCGGCATCCAGTACCAGGATCGCGAGGGCACGCAGACTTATGCCCACACCACCAGCTGGGGCGTTTCGACCCGGATGGTCGGCGGCGTCATCATGACGCATGGCGACGATGATGGGTTGCGCCTGCCGCCCAAGATCGCGCCGCAGCAGGTCGTCATCCTGCCGATGCTGCGCGACGACGACAGCGACGCAGCGCTGATCGACTATTGTGAAGGGCTACGCGCCACGCTCGCAGGCCAGCACGCGCTGGGTGAATCGCTGCGCGTCCTGCTCGATACGCGCCCCGGCAAGGCGGCGCAGAAGCGCTGGGACTGGGTGCGTAAGGGTGCGCCGGTAATCGTCGAGGTCGGCGGGCGCGACATGGAAAACGGCGTGGTCAGCATGCTGCGTCGCGATCGGCTGTGGGACGAGGCGAGTGGCAAGCCCGCCTTCCAGACCCCGACCCGCGAAGTGGCCGGGCAGACTATCCCCGATGTGCTCGCCGATATGCAGGCTACCTTGCTTACTGAAGCGCTCGAACGCCGCGAGGCGAACGTCACGCGCGGTGTGGCCGATTTCGCAGCGGTCGAAGCGCATTTCGGCGGCAAGGCCAAGTACCCGGGTTGGGTAGAAGTCCAGTGGTCGAAGCCGACTGGTGCTGCGCTCGACAAGGTGGTCGAGCGGCTCAAGGCGCTGAAGCTGACCATCCGCAATGTCCCGATCGGTTCGGCTCCGGCGAATGGCGCCTGTATCTTCACCGGCGAACCGGCCGTGGAACGGGTGCTCCTGGCCAAGGCTTACTAGCTTGAACTGACGGGCAGTTTGGGTGAGACAGCGGGCATGAAGAAGCTCGCTTTCGCCGCCGCCCTCATTGCCGCCCCGATTTCAGCACAGAGTTCCGATCCCGCCGCCGGCGTGTCGGAGGCACGCTTGCGCGCCGA from Erythrobacter mangrovi encodes:
- a CDS encoding CvpA family protein codes for the protein MTGFDLLVLLIVGIAAVGGFSRGFVQEVLSLAAWVLAAFAIRYLHTPLTLAMQEFLGTGVSTSLFAFALLLLIPYAAMIVIANNVSPASKGAVLGPIDRVLGFGFGALKGVLITVLAFSLLVLGYDTVWSFKGRPAWMTTGRSYEFVDASSRALVEVLAERRARLREQAPIVEE
- a CDS encoding iron-sulfur cluster assembly scaffold protein; the protein is MTASQRTALYSPELLALAVELADCPLDPAMPLQGHARSRTCGSTITFSARGDGRIETFGMRVAACAVGQAAAALFARSATGRTTAEVEEALDQLRGWLAKEGAEPTWPGIGVLAPARDHPGRHEAILLPWRAALDALCNAQTRG
- a CDS encoding MFS transporter: MHREPTEKEIRLVIAASSAGTIFEWYDFFIYGTLAALIGAAFFPSDNETLEILLVWAGFAVGFGFRPLGAILFGFLGDRLGRKYTFLVTVTLMGIATAGVGLIPGAASIGIAAPLIVIGLRILQGLALGGEYGGAAIYVAEHAPPEKRGFYTSFIQASVVGGFVLSIVVVLLCRALIPADDFAAWGWRIPFLLSLILLGISLWMRMKLSESPVFQAMKAAGETAGNPFIESFTYPGNKKRIFVALFGVAGVLTVIWYTAFFYGLSFLRGPMRVDEKLTEVLMLVAGLISMSFYIFIGKWSDRVGRKKPIIIGAIATLVFLFPIFWGMGALSNPGLESSARAAPVVVSGPQCDYDPFASVQSTECGKLLADLTALGISYDVSEADMSSLAIGGESYDYAGLADDARRATVQGWLEGQGYDFSKQTPSFLSLVGIVALLCALGMLSALTYGSVAALLAEMFPARIRYSSMSIPYHIGAGYLGGFLPLISGYIVASTGNPYSGLWYCWAVMAFGLLVAWWGIPDGPPRDFEDSGEDPPASPVLP
- a CDS encoding alanine racemase, producing MTDLPPPALRLRIDSSAIAANWNVLDRLSGPARAGAAVKADCYSLGVDSCIPALREAGCRDYFVAHWSEVPAVLRHVPADQLAVLHGPVTAGDAAYARAAGVRPIINNPQQARLWLESGGGACDLMVDTGINRLGVTPDQLSDPAIQALDVHLLLSHLASADEDCAQNAQQLADFRSVMALVKHRRASLANSAGIGLGSEYGFDLTRPGIALYGGIPRQELAQAIRQVAYPQAALIQVRDLPAGASVGYNATFTATEPMRIGVVSLGYADGVLRCWAGGHFVHGETSLPILGKVSMDMIVISLDAAPILREGDWVELPYSLPEAARQTGLSQYELLTVLGHRFER
- the phaR gene encoding polyhydroxyalkanoate synthesis repressor PhaR; this translates as MAKRTADGEPIIIKKYANRRLYNTDTSSYITLDDLAGMVRENVDFQVLDAKSGDDITHTILTQIIVEEESHGSQMLPVSFLRDLISMYGNSMQSLMPSYLEASMANFRKNREQLQEAFAKGLASNPLAKLAETNLKMMQNAAEAFIPGARKSSKPDQAAELAEMRAQMAAMQKKLDELSK
- the proS gene encoding proline--tRNA ligase, producing the protein MAQIRHALSTKRADDFAAWYQEVISAAQMAEESGVRGCMVIKPWGYGIWERMQRLLDDRIKATGHENSYFPIFIPLSNFAREAEHVDGFAKEMAVVTHHRLIAGPEGGLIPDPEAKLEEPLVVRPTSETIIGDAMARWIQSWRDLPLKLNQWANVVRWEMRTRMFLRTSEFLWQEGHTAHADEAEAKEHTLRMLEVYRAFADEDLSLAVVAGEKPENERFPGAVETWSIEAMMQDGKALQAGTSHYLGTNFAQASGIQYQDREGTQTYAHTTSWGVSTRMVGGVIMTHGDDDGLRLPPKIAPQQVVILPMLRDDDSDAALIDYCEGLRATLAGQHALGESLRVLLDTRPGKAAQKRWDWVRKGAPVIVEVGGRDMENGVVSMLRRDRLWDEASGKPAFQTPTREVAGQTIPDVLADMQATLLTEALERREANVTRGVADFAAVEAHFGGKAKYPGWVEVQWSKPTGAALDKVVERLKALKLTIRNVPIGSAPANGACIFTGEPAVERVLLAKAY